Proteins found in one Methylobacterium sp. CB376 genomic segment:
- a CDS encoding transporter substrate-binding domain-containing protein: MGRTLWAGIGIVAAALAAAPAAARPLAAIREAGVLRVGLTGDYAPYSLRRSEGDVKGADVTMARDLARSLGVSLEIVPTTWKGLKDDLLADRFDIAMGGVSVTSDRAAVADFSVPVMTDGKRPIVRCADAGTYTSIAAIDRPEVRVVVNPGGTNERFAAAHFPHAAVRLHPDNRTIFEEVAEGRADLMVTDGAEVDYQARRHRGVLCPATVADSFDHADKGYWMSRDPALKAAVDGWLKAALASGAYDRALEAAAE; this comes from the coding sequence ATGGGCCGGACTTTGTGGGCCGGGATCGGGATCGTGGCCGCGGCGCTCGCGGCCGCGCCGGCCGCGGCGAGACCCCTCGCGGCGATCCGCGAGGCGGGGGTGCTGCGGGTCGGCCTGACCGGCGACTACGCGCCCTATTCGCTGAGGCGCTCCGAGGGCGACGTGAAGGGCGCCGACGTCACGATGGCGCGGGATCTCGCCCGCAGCCTCGGGGTCTCGCTCGAGATCGTCCCGACGACCTGGAAGGGCCTCAAGGACGACCTCCTCGCCGACCGGTTCGACATCGCCATGGGCGGCGTCTCGGTGACGTCCGACCGCGCCGCGGTGGCGGATTTCTCGGTGCCGGTAATGACCGACGGCAAGCGCCCGATCGTGCGCTGCGCCGATGCCGGGACCTACACGAGCATCGCGGCGATCGACCGGCCCGAGGTGCGCGTGGTGGTCAATCCCGGCGGCACCAACGAGCGCTTCGCGGCCGCCCACTTCCCGCACGCCGCCGTGCGGCTGCACCCGGACAACCGCACGATCTTCGAGGAGGTCGCGGAGGGCCGCGCGGACCTGATGGTCACGGACGGGGCCGAGGTCGATTACCAGGCGCGGCGCCACCGCGGCGTGCTCTGCCCGGCCACGGTGGCGGATTCCTTCGACCACGCCGACAAGGGCTACTGGATGAGCCGCGACCCGGCGCTCAAGGCGGCGGTGGACGGCTGGCTCAAGGCCGCCCTGGCCTCGGGCGCCTACGACAGGGCGCTCGAGGCCGCGGCCGAGTAG
- a CDS encoding TspO/MBR family protein has product MTRWPNPPPAPRGRRIADPRPRGAPGARAAPPPRRDGALSPGAALVAVGGALLLSGLVSRRYSPDPSHPDIARWYGRLDTPSWKPPDPVFAGGWPVLLTLMAAGAYRLMRQPRSPARDEAIALWALTLALVTAYNKVFFGARSLTGGVAEGALVVAAGAGFIARAGRVDGLAAASGLPLTLWSVFGDVLTEDLRRRNPDLDGRQPPGAPAR; this is encoded by the coding sequence ATCACCCGATGGCCGAATCCTCCACCGGCGCCGCGCGGGCGGCGCATCGCCGATCCGCGCCCCCGCGGGGCGCCGGGCGCCCGCGCGGCGCCGCCCCCGCGGCGCGACGGTGCGCTGTCGCCGGGCGCGGCGCTCGTCGCGGTCGGGGGCGCGCTCCTGCTCAGCGGGCTGGTCAGCCGCCGCTACAGCCCCGATCCGAGCCACCCGGACATCGCCCGCTGGTACGGCCGCCTCGACACCCCGTCCTGGAAGCCGCCGGACCCCGTCTTCGCCGGCGGCTGGCCGGTCCTGCTCACGCTGATGGCGGCGGGCGCCTACCGGCTGATGCGCCAGCCCCGCTCGCCGGCCCGCGACGAGGCGATCGCCCTCTGGGCCCTCACCCTCGCCCTGGTCACCGCCTACAACAAGGTCTTCTTCGGCGCGCGCAGCCTCACGGGCGGGGTCGCGGAGGGCGCGCTCGTGGTGGCCGCCGGGGCGGGGTTCATCGCCCGGGCGGGGCGCGTGGACGGCCTCGCGGCGGCGAGCGGCCTGCCGCTCACCCTGTGGTCGGTGTTCGGCGACGTCCTCACGGAGGATCTGCGGCGGCGCAACCCGGACCTCGACGGGCGGCAGCCCCCGGGGGCCCCGGCCCGATGA
- a CDS encoding methyl-accepting chemotaxis protein, protein MPLRFRLVHRFVALALAALFLLGGSMGLALTQIRSAMLEQKRGEIQHAVEAAATILQGYLARARAGEMSEGEARRAALETLRMARFDGGNYYYVYDFDGRSVMHPIRRELEGKSMLDLKDKFGTQITREMVDLVNRNGRGSSQFYWLKPGESEETLKVTYVIGIPEWQILVGSGLHVDDVDAALWGEVRSLAWKILPVALLFVAVAGVLGRGVARPLASLTASLRRLAAGEIAAAVEGVGRRDEIGEIASAVVALREGLQSRALEERARDEAARAETERARRDAMRSMAEEFERGMGGIVAQVAAAATELQATAETMTATADHTARRSTAVARAADEASANVGTVAAAAEELGASVSEIGRQVEGSAELAEAAVREADHTQELVRALSESTARIGDMVGLISSVASQTNLLALNATIEAARAGEAGRGFAVVAAEVKELAGQTARATEQISGQIGQIQGATRQAVTAIGGITERIGQIRSVASAIAAAVTEQGAATQEIVRNVAEASRGTRAVTDTIGAVAGAVAQTGEAASQVLGAASALSRQSEQLSAGTDRFLAEIRAA, encoded by the coding sequence ATGCCGCTCAGATTTCGCCTCGTTCACCGCTTCGTGGCGCTCGCGCTCGCCGCCCTGTTCCTTCTCGGGGGTTCGATGGGGCTGGCCCTGACCCAGATCCGCAGTGCGATGCTGGAGCAGAAGCGCGGCGAGATCCAGCACGCCGTCGAGGCCGCCGCCACCATCCTGCAGGGCTACCTCGCCCGGGCGAGGGCGGGCGAGATGAGCGAGGGCGAGGCGCGCCGGGCCGCCCTCGAGACCCTCCGGATGGCCCGCTTCGACGGCGGCAATTACTATTACGTTTACGACTTCGATGGCCGCAGCGTCATGCATCCGATCCGGCGCGAGCTCGAAGGCAAGAGCATGCTGGACCTGAAAGATAAATTCGGCACCCAGATCACCCGAGAAATGGTCGATCTTGTCAATCGGAACGGCCGGGGATCCTCGCAGTTCTACTGGCTGAAACCGGGAGAGAGTGAGGAAACCCTGAAGGTGACCTACGTGATCGGGATCCCCGAATGGCAGATCCTGGTCGGCTCGGGGCTGCACGTGGACGATGTGGACGCGGCCCTGTGGGGCGAGGTGCGCTCGCTCGCCTGGAAGATCCTGCCCGTCGCCCTCCTGTTCGTCGCCGTCGCCGGCGTGCTCGGGCGCGGCGTCGCCCGGCCGCTCGCCAGCCTCACCGCCTCCCTGCGCCGCCTCGCCGCCGGCGAGATCGCCGCCGCGGTCGAGGGCGTCGGACGCCGCGACGAGATCGGCGAGATCGCCTCCGCCGTCGTCGCCCTGCGCGAGGGCCTCCAGAGCCGCGCCCTGGAGGAGCGTGCCCGCGACGAGGCGGCCCGCGCCGAGACCGAGCGCGCCCGCCGCGACGCGATGCGCAGCATGGCCGAGGAGTTCGAGCGCGGCATGGGCGGCATCGTCGCGCAGGTCGCCGCCGCCGCCACCGAATTGCAGGCGACCGCCGAGACCATGACGGCGACCGCCGACCACACCGCCCGGCGCTCGACCGCCGTGGCGCGCGCCGCCGACGAGGCCAGCGCGAATGTCGGCACCGTGGCGGCGGCGGCCGAGGAACTCGGCGCCTCGGTGAGCGAGATCGGCCGGCAGGTCGAGGGCTCGGCCGAACTGGCCGAGGCGGCCGTGCGGGAGGCCGACCACACGCAGGAGCTGGTGCGGGCGCTGAGCGAGAGCACCGCGCGCATCGGCGACATGGTCGGGCTGATCTCCTCGGTCGCGAGCCAGACCAACCTGCTGGCGCTGAACGCCACGATCGAGGCGGCGCGGGCCGGGGAGGCGGGGCGCGGCTTCGCGGTGGTGGCCGCGGAGGTGAAGGAACTGGCCGGCCAGACCGCGCGGGCGACCGAGCAGATCTCGGGACAGATCGGCCAGATCCAGGGCGCGACGCGCCAGGCGGTGACGGCGATCGGCGGGATCACGGAGCGGATCGGGCAGATCCGCAGCGTGGCCTCGGCGATCGCCGCGGCGGTGACCGAGCAGGGGGCGGCGACGCAGGAGATCGTGCGCAACGTGGCGGAGGCGTCGCGCGGGACGCGGGCGGTGACGGACACGATCGGGGCGGTGGCGGGCGCGGTCGCGCAGACCGGGGAGGCCGCCTCCCAGGTGCTGGGCGCGGCGAGCGCGCTGTCGCGGCAATCCGAGCAGCTCTCCGCCGGGACCGACCGCTTCCTCGCCGAGATCCGCGCCGCCTGA
- a CDS encoding TRAP transporter large permease: protein MHLELADESPVAPALTGRRARLRWLDDTLGLLIELPAALLVVLEIVVLGSGVVSRYVFHQPIVWADELASILFLWLAMLGSVVAYRRSEHMRMTAVVSLASPKVRAFLDALSLAAGLVFIGILLEPAYEFASEELFVQTPALEITNAWRAAALPVGFVLMLAIAVLRLVESTDWKTSLGALLLTGAVVAGLFYAEPTLRTLGNWNLLIFFVLGVGALVFSGVPIAFAFGLATFGYLTFTTRAPSMVVVGRMDEGMSHLILLAVPLFVFLGLLIEMTGMAKAMVGFLAALLGHVRGGLHYVLVGAMYLVSGISGSKAADMAAVAPVLFPEMKARGAKEGDLVALLAATGAQTETIPPSLVLITIGSVTGVSITALFTGGMLPGVVLGIMLCALVWWRYRGEDLSHVRRARGREIGRSLVIALPALALPFVIRAAVVEGVATATEVSTIGIVYAILAGLLIYRQFDWRRLYPMLVSTASLSGAILLIIGAATGMAWALTQSGFSQSLAVIMKSLPGGSLGFLVVSALAFIVLGSVLEGIPAIVLFGPLLFPIARAVGVHEVHYAMVVILAMGIGLFAPPFGVGYYAACAISRIHPDAGIRPIVGYILAMILGLVVVILVPWISIGFLG, encoded by the coding sequence ATGCATCTCGAACTCGCGGATGAGTCGCCGGTCGCACCGGCGCTCACCGGCCGCCGGGCCCGGCTGAGATGGCTCGACGACACGCTCGGCCTGCTGATCGAGCTGCCCGCGGCGCTCCTGGTCGTCCTGGAGATCGTGGTCCTGGGCTCGGGCGTGGTGAGCCGCTACGTCTTCCACCAGCCGATCGTGTGGGCGGACGAACTCGCCTCGATCCTGTTCCTCTGGCTCGCCATGCTGGGCTCGGTGGTCGCCTACCGGCGCTCCGAGCACATGCGCATGACCGCCGTCGTCAGCCTCGCCTCCCCGAAGGTGCGCGCCTTCCTGGACGCGCTCTCGCTCGCCGCCGGCCTCGTCTTCATCGGCATCCTGCTCGAACCCGCCTACGAGTTCGCCAGCGAGGAGCTCTTCGTCCAGACCCCGGCGCTGGAGATCACCAACGCCTGGCGCGCCGCCGCCCTCCCGGTCGGCTTCGTGCTGATGCTCGCCATCGCGGTGCTGCGCCTCGTCGAGAGCACCGACTGGAAAACCTCCCTCGGCGCCCTCCTGCTCACCGGCGCCGTGGTGGCCGGCCTGTTCTATGCCGAGCCGACCCTGCGCACCCTCGGCAACTGGAACCTGCTGATCTTCTTCGTCCTCGGCGTCGGCGCCCTGGTCTTCTCGGGCGTGCCGATCGCCTTCGCGTTCGGGCTGGCCACCTTCGGCTACCTCACCTTCACCACCCGCGCCCCCTCCATGGTGGTGGTGGGGCGCATGGACGAGGGCATGAGCCACCTCATCCTGCTCGCCGTGCCGCTCTTCGTCTTCCTGGGCCTGCTGATCGAGATGACCGGCATGGCCAAGGCCATGGTCGGCTTCCTCGCCGCGCTGCTCGGCCACGTGCGCGGCGGCCTGCACTACGTGCTGGTGGGCGCCATGTACCTCGTCTCGGGCATCTCCGGCTCCAAGGCCGCCGACATGGCCGCGGTCGCCCCGGTGCTGTTTCCCGAGATGAAGGCGCGCGGCGCCAAGGAGGGCGACCTCGTGGCGCTGCTCGCCGCCACCGGCGCCCAGACCGAGACCATCCCGCCCTCGCTGGTGCTGATCACCATCGGGTCGGTGACGGGCGTGTCGATCACCGCGCTCTTCACGGGCGGCATGCTGCCGGGCGTGGTGCTCGGGATCATGCTGTGCGCGCTGGTCTGGTGGCGCTACCGGGGCGAGGATCTCAGCCACGTGCGCCGGGCGCGCGGGCGCGAGATCGGCCGCTCGCTGGTGATCGCGCTGCCCGCCCTGGCGCTGCCCTTCGTGATCCGGGCGGCGGTGGTGGAGGGGGTGGCGACCGCCACCGAGGTCTCGACCATCGGCATCGTCTACGCGATCCTGGCCGGGCTGCTGATCTACCGTCAGTTCGACTGGAGGCGGCTCTACCCGATGCTGGTCTCGACGGCATCCCTGTCGGGGGCGATCCTCCTGATCATCGGGGCGGCGACCGGGATGGCCTGGGCGCTGACGCAGTCGGGCTTCTCGCAGAGCCTGGCGGTGATCATGAAGAGCCTGCCCGGCGGGTCGCTGGGCTTCCTGGTGGTCTCGGCGCTGGCCTTCATCGTGCTGGGCTCGGTGCTGGAGGGGATCCCGGCGATCGTGCTGTTCGGCCCGCTGCTGTTCCCGATCGCCCGGGCGGTGGGGGTGCACGAGGTGCACTACGCCATGGTGGTGATCCTCGCCATGGGGATCGGGCTGTTCGCGCCGCCCTTCGGGGTGGGCTACTACGCGGCCTGCGCGATCAGCCGGATCCACCCGGACGCGGGCATCCGCCCGATCGTCGGCTACATCCTGGCGATGATCCTCGGCCTCGTCGTCGTCATCCTGGTGCCCTGGATCTCCATCGGCTTCCTCGGCTGA
- the tkt gene encoding transketolase yields MNAAPSRMADAVRFLALDAIARAGDGHPGAPLGCAEIATALFTRHLVCNPDDPEWPNRDRFVLSNGHGSMLLYAALHLAGYAAISIEAIRGFRELGSPCHGHPEYAPRHGIEATTGPLGQGIANAVGMAVAEAKLAAEFGPDLVDHRTYALVGDGCLQEGIAHEVVSLAGHLRLGKLTFLWDDNRITDDGSTDLSISEDVRARFRAADWQVIDCDGHDVEAVSAALLLARGDPRPSLIACRTVIGRGLPRLEGQRGAHGGRVFESDCAEARAARAWDHPAFAVPEDVAAAWRAGAGARNRAAYAAWQASRAALPEARRAEFDRRMAGRLPPSWRETLLALRRHWSETAPERPTIEVAADILAALAETVPDLFSGAPDLEGPTRHKQRLAAFTATERAGRYLHYGIREHAMGAMMNGMAAHRGLIPVGATYLVFSDYLRPALRMAALMELPVITVYSHDSIGIGRNGPTHQPVEFLASLRAIPNMLVLRPADAVETAEAWEMALAHRDGPTSLICSRQPLPALRREAGAENLSARGAYLLAPATGGRRRVTLVGTGSEVAVALAARAALQAEGIPTAVVSMPSWEAFAAQPETYRREVIPRDTVRVAVEAAIRLGWERWIGEEGGFVGMTGFGASGPGEELFRHFGITPEAVLREVRARL; encoded by the coding sequence ATGAATGCCGCGCCGAGCCGCATGGCCGATGCCGTCCGGTTCCTCGCCCTCGACGCCATCGCCCGGGCCGGGGACGGACATCCGGGCGCGCCGCTCGGCTGCGCCGAGATCGCCACCGCCCTGTTCACCCGGCACCTCGTCTGCAACCCGGACGATCCGGAATGGCCCAACCGCGACCGCTTCGTGCTGTCGAACGGCCACGGCTCGATGCTCCTCTACGCGGCCCTCCACCTCGCGGGCTACGCGGCGATCTCGATCGAGGCGATCCGCGGCTTCCGCGAACTCGGCTCGCCCTGCCACGGCCACCCGGAATACGCGCCCCGTCACGGCATCGAGGCGACGACCGGCCCCCTCGGCCAGGGCATCGCCAACGCGGTCGGCATGGCGGTGGCGGAGGCCAAGCTCGCGGCCGAGTTCGGCCCGGACCTCGTCGATCACCGCACCTACGCCCTGGTCGGCGACGGCTGCCTGCAGGAGGGCATCGCCCACGAGGTCGTCTCGCTCGCCGGCCACCTGCGCCTCGGCAAGCTGACCTTCCTGTGGGACGACAACCGCATCACCGACGACGGCAGCACCGACCTGTCGATCTCGGAGGACGTGCGGGCCCGCTTCCGGGCCGCCGACTGGCAGGTGATCGACTGCGACGGCCACGACGTCGAGGCGGTCTCGGCGGCGCTGCTCCTCGCCAGGGGCGATCCGCGCCCGAGCCTGATCGCCTGCCGCACGGTGATCGGCCGCGGCCTGCCGCGGCTCGAAGGCCAGCGCGGGGCCCATGGCGGGCGCGTCTTCGAGAGCGACTGCGCGGAGGCCCGCGCCGCCCGCGCCTGGGACCATCCGGCATTCGCGGTGCCCGAGGATGTCGCCGCCGCCTGGCGGGCCGGGGCGGGGGCGCGCAACCGGGCCGCCTACGCGGCCTGGCAGGCGAGCCGGGCCGCCCTGCCGGAGGCCCGGCGGGCGGAGTTCGACCGGAGGATGGCGGGCCGGCTGCCCCCGTCCTGGCGCGAGACGCTGCTCGCCCTCAGGCGGCACTGGTCCGAGACCGCCCCGGAGCGCCCGACCATCGAGGTGGCGGCCGACATCCTGGCGGCCCTCGCCGAGACCGTGCCGGACCTGTTCAGTGGCGCCCCCGACCTGGAGGGCCCGACGCGCCACAAGCAGCGGCTCGCCGCCTTCACGGCCACGGAAAGGGCCGGGCGCTACCTGCATTACGGGATCCGCGAGCACGCCATGGGGGCGATGATGAACGGGATGGCGGCCCATCGCGGGCTGATCCCGGTCGGCGCCACCTACCTGGTCTTCTCCGACTACCTGCGGCCCGCCCTGCGGATGGCGGCGCTGATGGAGCTTCCGGTCATCACGGTCTACAGCCACGATTCGATCGGCATCGGCCGCAACGGGCCGACCCACCAGCCGGTGGAGTTCCTGGCCTCGCTCCGGGCGATCCCCAACATGCTGGTGCTGCGCCCGGCCGACGCCGTCGAGACCGCCGAGGCCTGGGAGATGGCGCTCGCGCACCGGGACGGGCCGACCTCGCTCATCTGCTCCCGCCAGCCGCTGCCGGCCCTGCGGCGGGAGGCGGGCGCGGAGAACCTGAGCGCGCGGGGCGCCTACCTGCTCGCCCCGGCGACGGGCGGGCGCAGGCGGGTCACCCTGGTCGGCACCGGTTCCGAGGTGGCGGTGGCGCTCGCCGCCCGCGCGGCGCTGCAGGCGGAGGGGATCCCGACCGCCGTGGTGTCGATGCCGTCCTGGGAGGCCTTCGCGGCCCAGCCGGAAACCTACCGCCGCGAGGTGATCCCCCGCGACACCGTGCGGGTCGCCGTCGAGGCGGCCATCCGGCTCGGGTGGGAGCGCTGGATCGGCGAGGAGGGCGGTTTCGTCGGGATGACCGGCTTCGGTGCCTCCGGGCCCGGCGAGGAGCTCTTCCGCCACTTCGGCATCACGCCGGAGGCGGTCCTTCGCGAGGTGCGGGCGCGGCTCTGA
- a CDS encoding FUSC family protein, with product MTIDASGAARLEAWLSRNRAKLVQAARMTVSSLATFGLAAGLGLPQAFWAVITALIVTQSSVGSSLKAALDRFLGSVLGAVYGGAVALAVPHQGGITTAVALLLAIGPLSVAAAQSAGFRVAPITAVIVLLSTTGSTLGPIAFALDRILEVGLGCAIGLAVSLVVAPARAARVVREQAARTARLLADQLEVLARRDDAAIDAKGLPLATRRSLDRLEVLVGEAARERRSRLAAAPDPEPLARTLLRLRHDVVMLRRAAREADLGADLAAPWAAAASAAAARLRGIAACLEQDARAPEEDPALPRAIAAYRAAIDEMRRRRLTRDLPTDEVGQIFWIAFSLDQMRRNLDDLAERAAEGRAAPAG from the coding sequence ATGACGATCGACGCGAGCGGCGCCGCGCGCCTGGAGGCTTGGCTGTCCCGGAACCGCGCCAAGCTGGTCCAGGCCGCCCGCATGACGGTGTCGAGCCTCGCCACCTTCGGGCTCGCCGCCGGGCTCGGCCTGCCGCAGGCCTTCTGGGCAGTGATCACCGCGCTGATCGTGACCCAGAGCAGCGTCGGCTCCTCGCTGAAGGCTGCCCTCGACCGCTTCCTCGGCTCGGTGCTCGGCGCGGTCTACGGGGGCGCGGTCGCCCTCGCCGTCCCGCACCAGGGCGGGATCACCACGGCGGTCGCCCTCCTGCTGGCGATCGGCCCGCTCTCCGTCGCGGCGGCGCAGTCGGCGGGGTTCCGGGTCGCGCCGATCACCGCGGTGATCGTGCTCCTGAGCACCACCGGCAGCACGCTCGGCCCGATCGCCTTCGCGCTCGACCGGATCCTGGAGGTCGGCCTCGGCTGCGCGATCGGCCTCGCGGTCTCGCTCGTGGTCGCGCCGGCCCGCGCGGCGCGGGTGGTGCGCGAGCAGGCGGCGCGGACCGCCCGCCTCCTCGCCGATCAGCTGGAGGTGCTGGCGCGCCGCGACGACGCCGCCATCGACGCGAAGGGGCTGCCGCTCGCGACGCGGCGCAGCCTCGACCGGCTGGAGGTGCTGGTGGGGGAGGCCGCCCGCGAGCGGCGCAGCCGCCTCGCCGCCGCCCCGGATCCCGAGCCGCTCGCCCGCACGCTCCTGCGCCTGCGCCACGACGTCGTGATGCTGCGCCGGGCCGCGCGCGAGGCGGATCTCGGCGCCGACCTCGCGGCCCCCTGGGCGGCGGCGGCCTCGGCCGCGGCCGCGCGCCTGCGGGGCATCGCCGCCTGCCTCGAGCAGGACGCCCGGGCCCCGGAGGAGGATCCGGCCCTGCCGCGGGCGATCGCCGCCTACCGGGCGGCGATCGACGAGATGCGCCGCCGCCGGCTCACCCGCGACCTCCCGACCGACGAGGTCGGGCAGATCTTCTGGATCGCCTTCTCGCTCGACCAGATGCGGCGCAACCTCGACGACCTCGCCGAGCGCGCCGCCGAGGGGCGGGCCGCGCCCGCCGGGTGA
- a CDS encoding long-chain-fatty-acid--CoA ligase produces MLGLMQDWPLLIHRIIDYAASQHRDRAVISRSVEGPMHRTTYGEVRGRALRLAKRLERDGIRAGDRVATLAWNTWRHLEAWYGITGLGAIYHTVNPRLFGEQIAYIINHAEDRILLLDLTFVPLVERLAEQLPTIERFVVLTDAAGMPDTSLRNAVAYEEWLAEADADFAWAQLDERSAAGLCYTSGTTGNPKGVLYSHRSNVLHAMANNGPDYIGLSSRDVAMPVVPLFHANSWSLAFAAPMAGAALVLPGPKLDGASVHDLLESTGVTVTAAVPTVWLGLLQHLDATGGRITHLKRVLIGGSACPRAMTERFEREFGVSVTHAWGMTEMSPIGSFCSLKPEVSQLEGEARLDLKMKQGYPPFGVEFRLTDDAGRDLPWDGTTFGRLKVAGPAVAAAYFRDDTPILDDRGFFDTGDIATIDPNGYMTITDRSKDVIKSGGEWISSIDLENLAVGHPDVAEAAVIGVAHPKWDERPLLVVVPKPGRVPDKDDILAFMSPRIAKWWLPDDVVLVEEIPHTATGKIQKTALRDQFRDYRFPGTA; encoded by the coding sequence ATGCTCGGCCTGATGCAGGACTGGCCCCTGCTCATCCACCGCATCATCGACTACGCCGCCTCCCAGCACCGGGACCGCGCGGTGATCTCCCGCTCGGTCGAGGGACCGATGCACCGGACCACCTACGGAGAGGTGAGGGGGCGGGCGCTGCGGCTCGCCAAGCGGCTGGAGCGGGACGGGATCCGCGCGGGCGACCGGGTCGCCACCCTGGCCTGGAACACCTGGCGGCACCTGGAGGCGTGGTACGGCATCACCGGGCTCGGAGCGATCTACCACACGGTCAACCCGCGGCTGTTCGGCGAGCAGATCGCCTACATCATCAACCACGCGGAGGATCGCATCCTCCTGCTCGATCTCACCTTCGTGCCACTGGTGGAGCGGCTCGCCGAGCAGCTGCCGACGATCGAGCGCTTCGTGGTGCTGACCGACGCGGCCGGGATGCCGGACACGTCCCTGCGCAACGCGGTCGCCTACGAGGAATGGCTCGCCGAGGCGGACGCGGATTTCGCCTGGGCGCAGCTCGACGAGCGCAGCGCGGCGGGGCTCTGCTACACGTCGGGCACGACCGGCAATCCGAAGGGCGTGCTCTACTCGCATCGCTCCAACGTGCTGCACGCGATGGCCAATAACGGGCCCGACTATATCGGGCTTTCCAGCCGCGACGTGGCGATGCCGGTGGTGCCGCTGTTCCACGCCAACAGCTGGTCGCTCGCCTTCGCGGCGCCGATGGCGGGGGCGGCCCTGGTCCTGCCGGGGCCGAAACTCGACGGCGCCTCCGTGCACGACCTCCTGGAGTCGACGGGCGTCACCGTCACGGCGGCGGTGCCGACGGTGTGGCTCGGCCTCCTCCAGCACCTCGACGCGACCGGGGGCCGGATCACGCACCTGAAGCGCGTGCTGATCGGCGGCTCGGCCTGCCCGCGGGCGATGACGGAGCGCTTCGAGCGGGAGTTCGGCGTGAGCGTCACCCATGCCTGGGGCATGACCGAGATGAGTCCGATCGGCTCCTTCTGCTCGCTGAAGCCGGAGGTGTCGCAGCTGGAGGGCGAGGCGCGCCTCGACCTCAAGATGAAGCAGGGCTACCCGCCCTTCGGGGTCGAGTTCCGGCTGACCGACGATGCCGGCCGCGACCTGCCCTGGGACGGCACCACCTTCGGGCGCCTCAAGGTGGCCGGCCCCGCCGTGGCGGCGGCCTATTTCCGGGACGACACGCCGATCCTCGACGACCGGGGCTTCTTCGACACCGGCGACATCGCGACGATCGACCCCAACGGCTACATGACGATCACCGACCGCTCGAAGGACGTGATCAAGTCGGGGGGCGAGTGGATCTCCTCCATCGACCTGGAGAACCTGGCCGTCGGGCACCCGGACGTCGCGGAGGCGGCGGTGATCGGGGTGGCGCACCCGAAATGGGACGAGCGCCCGCTCCTCGTCGTGGTGCCCAAGCCCGGGCGCGTCCCGGACAAGGACGACATCCTGGCCTTCATGAGCCCGCGCATCGCCAAGTGGTGGCTGCCGGACGACGTCGTGCTGGTCGAGGAGATCCCCCACACGGCGACGGGCAAGATCCAGAAGACGGCCCTGCGCGACCAGTTCCGGGACTATCGGTTCCCCGGGACGGCGTGA
- a CDS encoding DUF3429 domain-containing protein has protein sequence MRPHPTREDASPRIPWLSLLYGFGPMLPLVAGAAAALASAGETRRLIVSLTLLWGGAILTFLSGVRRGLSFRTVGGPTATQIATMMVLFGLGLAALAGLLFGRATATTALLLAGYGLIVVLDPLAARSGEAPRHFARLRPMQIPLALLSLAALLAIELAGRV, from the coding sequence ATGAGACCCCACCCCACCCGCGAGGACGCCTCGCCGCGGATCCCCTGGCTCAGCCTCCTCTACGGCTTCGGGCCGATGCTGCCGCTCGTCGCCGGGGCCGCGGCGGCGCTCGCCAGCGCGGGCGAGACCCGGCGCCTGATCGTCAGCCTCACGCTCCTGTGGGGCGGCGCCATCCTTACCTTCCTGTCGGGCGTGCGGCGGGGCCTCAGCTTCCGGACGGTCGGCGGACCGACCGCCACGCAGATCGCCACCATGATGGTCCTGTTCGGGCTCGGATTGGCGGCCCTCGCGGGCCTGCTGTTCGGGCGCGCCACCGCCACGACGGCGCTGCTCCTCGCCGGCTACGGCCTCATCGTCGTCCTCGATCCCCTGGCGGCCCGGTCCGGCGAGGCCCCGCGCCACTTCGCGCGGCTGCGGCCGATGCAGATCCCGCTCGCGCTGCTCAGCCTCGCGGCGCTGCTCGCGATCGAACTCGCCGGCCGGGTCTGA